In Flavobacterium sp. N1736, the following are encoded in one genomic region:
- a CDS encoding DUF4293 domain-containing protein has protein sequence MIQRIQTVYLILTFVVTGVLLFFIPLWTLNTGKAFYFMQDQVYTIILGLSTMLTVISIISYKKRQNQFVMGRLNIILNLILLGLFVYRSLNLSGETVNAVSEKGIGMFLPIVAIVLLVLANKAIKKDEDLVKSVDRLR, from the coding sequence ATGATACAACGAATTCAAACCGTATATTTAATTCTTACCTTTGTAGTAACAGGGGTTTTATTGTTTTTTATTCCGCTTTGGACATTAAATACCGGAAAAGCTTTCTATTTTATGCAAGACCAGGTTTATACTATTATTTTAGGTTTAAGCACGATGCTTACCGTTATTAGTATTATTTCATACAAAAAAAGACAAAATCAGTTTGTAATGGGCAGGCTGAACATAATATTAAATTTAATTTTATTAGGATTATTTGTATACCGATCACTAAATTTATCTGGAGAGACTGTTAACGCAGTTTCTGAGAAAGGTATTGGGATGTTTCTTCCGATTGTTGCTATCGTATTATTAGTGTTAGCTAATAAGGCCATCAAGAAAGACGAAGATCTCGTAAAATCTGTAGATCGTTTGAGGTAA